From the Anguilla anguilla isolate fAngAng1 chromosome 8, fAngAng1.pri, whole genome shotgun sequence genome, one window contains:
- the LOC118234710 gene encoding uncharacterized protein LOC118234710 isoform X1: MVKGWCFLACFLGLCKTMGCIGSKTLIADGVPVRKDGEQHGRTDFSWEGLNLSMEDTTSILPRLKRNSNSNSNSYGIGALAKSSLSGVSGVTRSMKDKVTKPTAMAQGRVAHMIEWQSWGKPSAGPEGGAGRANLTRERERRLENDAYSDLSDGEKEARFAAGVMQQFAISEAALLTWNSMEGDSLCAGSNQGSVGHLSDANQESITSRDQILHQSAAEVWPHTYVSQGLYCLSSSDAWEPITDEPAGVASPSGGSYVMMGGTPCEGYDGSGSQYLSQQQQLNLQHSQLQQLQQIQQYQQHQFLQYQQQSLDHRFQRATRSLQATPNSTIHSLGPPTHPRLADLWGMGQTEVYPVDAGGYVGVSAVDGEVMSTNGVEVGTESECLLQKQEEETQEEEIPSCTEPESVTLTPPLPSEEIPPTEACSPGQAPESITECKTFDVTSCVVQSLEEKNEGAEVEAVAVATN, encoded by the exons atggTGAAAGGGTGGTGCTTCCTTGCTTGTTTTCTGGGCCTTTGTAAAACCATGGGATGTATCGGCTCCAAGACTCTCA TCGCAGATGGAGTTCCGGTACGGAAGGACGGGGAGCAG CATGGACGTACAGACTTTTCATGGGAAGGACTCAAT CTCTCAATGGAAGACACCACCTCCATCCTCCCACGCCTGAAACGAAACTCCAACTCCAACTCCAACTCGTATGGGATTGGTGCTCTGGCTAAGTCCTCTCTGTCaggtgtgtcag GTGTGACACGGTCCATGAAGGACAAAGTGACCAAGCCAACAGCAATGGCCCAGGGCCGTGTGGCTCACATGATTGAGTGGCAGAGCTGGGGCAAACCATCTGCCGGACCAGAGGGGGGTGCAGGCCGCGCCAACCTGACTCGCGAGCGGGAGAGGCGGCTAGAAAACGATGCCTACAGTGACTTGAGTGACGGGGAGAAGGAGGCACGCTTTGCAGCTG GAGTGATGCAGCAGTTTGCTATCTCAGAAGCAGCCCTGCTGACCTGGAACTCTATGGAGGGCGACAGTCTATGCGCAGGATCCAACCAAGGCAGCGTGGGCCACCTCAGCGATGCCAACCAAGAGAGCATAACCAGCAGAG ATCAAATATTACACCAGTCTGCAGCGGAGGTGTGGCCTCACACATACGTGTCTCAGGGCCTCTactgtctctcctcctctgatGCCTGGGAGCCAATCACGGATGAGCCCGCCGGGGTGGCCTCCCCCAGCGGCGGGTCTTACGTCATGATGGGCGGGACTCCCTGCGAAGGCTACGATGGCAGCGGATCACAATATCTATCCCAGCAGCAGCAACTTAACCTGCAGCACAgtcagctgcagcagctccagcaaATACAGCAATACCAGCAGCATCAGTTTCTGCAGTATCAGCAACAG TCACTGGACCACAGGTTCCAGAGAGCCACCCGCTCCCTGCAAGCCACGCCCAACAGCACTATCCACAGTCTGGGCCCTCCCACTCACCCACGATTGGCTGATTTGTGGGGGATGGGCCAAACCGAGGTGTATCCGGTGGATGCTGGTGGATATGTGGGCGTGTCAGCAGTAGATGGGGAAGTGATGTCGACCAATGGAGTGGAGGTTGGAACAGAGAGCGAATGTctgctgcagaaacaggaagaggagacCCAG GAAGAGGAAATTCCATCATGTACAGAGCCTGAGTCTGTTACTCTGACCCCACCTTTGCCAAGTGAAGAGATTCCCCCTACTGAGGCCTGCAGTCCAGGACAAGCACCAGAGTCAATCACGGAGTGCAAAACCtttgatgtcacttcctgtgttgtACAATCCTTAGAGGAGAAGAATGAAGGGGCTGAAGTTGAGGCAGTTGCTGTGGCAACCAACTGA
- the LOC118234710 gene encoding uncharacterized protein LOC118234710 isoform X5, with protein MEDTTSILPRLKRNSNSNSNSYGIGALAKSSLSGVSGVTRSMKDKVTKPTAMAQGRVAHMIEWQSWGKPSAGPEGGAGRANLTRERERRLENDAYSDLSDGEKEARFAAGVMQQFAISEAALLTWNSMEGDSLCAGSNQGSVGHLSDANQESITSRDQILHQSAAEVWPHTYVSQGLYCLSSSDAWEPITDEPAGVASPSGGSYVMMGGTPCEGYDGSGSQYLSQQQQLNLQHSQLQQLQQIQQYQQHQFLQYQQQSLDHRFQRATRSLQATPNSTIHSLGPPTHPRLADLWGMGQTEVYPVDAGGYVGVSAVDGEVMSTNGVEVGTESECLLQKQEEETQEEEIPSCTEPESVTLTPPLPSEEIPPTEACSPGQAPESITECKTFDVTSCVVQSLEEKNEGAEVEAVAVATN; from the exons ATGGAAGACACCACCTCCATCCTCCCACGCCTGAAACGAAACTCCAACTCCAACTCCAACTCGTATGGGATTGGTGCTCTGGCTAAGTCCTCTCTGTCaggtgtgtcag GTGTGACACGGTCCATGAAGGACAAAGTGACCAAGCCAACAGCAATGGCCCAGGGCCGTGTGGCTCACATGATTGAGTGGCAGAGCTGGGGCAAACCATCTGCCGGACCAGAGGGGGGTGCAGGCCGCGCCAACCTGACTCGCGAGCGGGAGAGGCGGCTAGAAAACGATGCCTACAGTGACTTGAGTGACGGGGAGAAGGAGGCACGCTTTGCAGCTG GAGTGATGCAGCAGTTTGCTATCTCAGAAGCAGCCCTGCTGACCTGGAACTCTATGGAGGGCGACAGTCTATGCGCAGGATCCAACCAAGGCAGCGTGGGCCACCTCAGCGATGCCAACCAAGAGAGCATAACCAGCAGAG ATCAAATATTACACCAGTCTGCAGCGGAGGTGTGGCCTCACACATACGTGTCTCAGGGCCTCTactgtctctcctcctctgatGCCTGGGAGCCAATCACGGATGAGCCCGCCGGGGTGGCCTCCCCCAGCGGCGGGTCTTACGTCATGATGGGCGGGACTCCCTGCGAAGGCTACGATGGCAGCGGATCACAATATCTATCCCAGCAGCAGCAACTTAACCTGCAGCACAgtcagctgcagcagctccagcaaATACAGCAATACCAGCAGCATCAGTTTCTGCAGTATCAGCAACAG TCACTGGACCACAGGTTCCAGAGAGCCACCCGCTCCCTGCAAGCCACGCCCAACAGCACTATCCACAGTCTGGGCCCTCCCACTCACCCACGATTGGCTGATTTGTGGGGGATGGGCCAAACCGAGGTGTATCCGGTGGATGCTGGTGGATATGTGGGCGTGTCAGCAGTAGATGGGGAAGTGATGTCGACCAATGGAGTGGAGGTTGGAACAGAGAGCGAATGTctgctgcagaaacaggaagaggagacCCAG GAAGAGGAAATTCCATCATGTACAGAGCCTGAGTCTGTTACTCTGACCCCACCTTTGCCAAGTGAAGAGATTCCCCCTACTGAGGCCTGCAGTCCAGGACAAGCACCAGAGTCAATCACGGAGTGCAAAACCtttgatgtcacttcctgtgttgtACAATCCTTAGAGGAGAAGAATGAAGGGGCTGAAGTTGAGGCAGTTGCTGTGGCAACCAACTGA
- the LOC118234710 gene encoding uncharacterized protein LOC118234710 isoform X3, with amino-acid sequence MVKGWCFLACFLGLCKTMGCIGSKTLIADGVPVRKDGEQLSMEDTTSILPRLKRNSNSNSNSYGIGALAKSSLSGVSGVTRSMKDKVTKPTAMAQGRVAHMIEWQSWGKPSAGPEGGAGRANLTRERERRLENDAYSDLSDGEKEARFAAGVMQQFAISEAALLTWNSMEGDSLCAGSNQGSVGHLSDANQESITSRDQILHQSAAEVWPHTYVSQGLYCLSSSDAWEPITDEPAGVASPSGGSYVMMGGTPCEGYDGSGSQYLSQQQQLNLQHSQLQQLQQIQQYQQHQFLQYQQQSLDHRFQRATRSLQATPNSTIHSLGPPTHPRLADLWGMGQTEVYPVDAGGYVGVSAVDGEVMSTNGVEVGTESECLLQKQEEETQEEEIPSCTEPESVTLTPPLPSEEIPPTEACSPGQAPESITECKTFDVTSCVVQSLEEKNEGAEVEAVAVATN; translated from the exons atggTGAAAGGGTGGTGCTTCCTTGCTTGTTTTCTGGGCCTTTGTAAAACCATGGGATGTATCGGCTCCAAGACTCTCA TCGCAGATGGAGTTCCGGTACGGAAGGACGGGGAGCAG CTCTCAATGGAAGACACCACCTCCATCCTCCCACGCCTGAAACGAAACTCCAACTCCAACTCCAACTCGTATGGGATTGGTGCTCTGGCTAAGTCCTCTCTGTCaggtgtgtcag GTGTGACACGGTCCATGAAGGACAAAGTGACCAAGCCAACAGCAATGGCCCAGGGCCGTGTGGCTCACATGATTGAGTGGCAGAGCTGGGGCAAACCATCTGCCGGACCAGAGGGGGGTGCAGGCCGCGCCAACCTGACTCGCGAGCGGGAGAGGCGGCTAGAAAACGATGCCTACAGTGACTTGAGTGACGGGGAGAAGGAGGCACGCTTTGCAGCTG GAGTGATGCAGCAGTTTGCTATCTCAGAAGCAGCCCTGCTGACCTGGAACTCTATGGAGGGCGACAGTCTATGCGCAGGATCCAACCAAGGCAGCGTGGGCCACCTCAGCGATGCCAACCAAGAGAGCATAACCAGCAGAG ATCAAATATTACACCAGTCTGCAGCGGAGGTGTGGCCTCACACATACGTGTCTCAGGGCCTCTactgtctctcctcctctgatGCCTGGGAGCCAATCACGGATGAGCCCGCCGGGGTGGCCTCCCCCAGCGGCGGGTCTTACGTCATGATGGGCGGGACTCCCTGCGAAGGCTACGATGGCAGCGGATCACAATATCTATCCCAGCAGCAGCAACTTAACCTGCAGCACAgtcagctgcagcagctccagcaaATACAGCAATACCAGCAGCATCAGTTTCTGCAGTATCAGCAACAG TCACTGGACCACAGGTTCCAGAGAGCCACCCGCTCCCTGCAAGCCACGCCCAACAGCACTATCCACAGTCTGGGCCCTCCCACTCACCCACGATTGGCTGATTTGTGGGGGATGGGCCAAACCGAGGTGTATCCGGTGGATGCTGGTGGATATGTGGGCGTGTCAGCAGTAGATGGGGAAGTGATGTCGACCAATGGAGTGGAGGTTGGAACAGAGAGCGAATGTctgctgcagaaacaggaagaggagacCCAG GAAGAGGAAATTCCATCATGTACAGAGCCTGAGTCTGTTACTCTGACCCCACCTTTGCCAAGTGAAGAGATTCCCCCTACTGAGGCCTGCAGTCCAGGACAAGCACCAGAGTCAATCACGGAGTGCAAAACCtttgatgtcacttcctgtgttgtACAATCCTTAGAGGAGAAGAATGAAGGGGCTGAAGTTGAGGCAGTTGCTGTGGCAACCAACTGA
- the LOC118234710 gene encoding uncharacterized protein LOC118234710 isoform X7, with the protein MYRLQDSHRRWSSGTEGRGAGVTRSMKDKVTKPTAMAQGRVAHMIEWQSWGKPSAGPEGGAGRANLTRERERRLENDAYSDLSDGEKEARFAAGVMQQFAISEAALLTWNSMEGDSLCAGSNQGSVGHLSDANQESITSRDQILHQSAAEVWPHTYVSQGLYCLSSSDAWEPITDEPAGVASPSGGSYVMMGGTPCEGYDGSGSQYLSQQQQLNLQHSQLQQLQQIQQYQQHQFLQYQQQSLDHRFQRATRSLQATPNSTIHSLGPPTHPRLADLWGMGQTEVYPVDAGGYVGVSAVDGEVMSTNGVEVGTESECLLQKQEEETQEEEIPSCTEPESVTLTPPLPSEEIPPTEACSPGQAPESITECKTFDVTSCVVQSLEEKNEGAEVEAVAVATN; encoded by the exons ATGTATCGGCTCCAAGACTCTCA TCGCAGATGGAGTTCCGGTACGGAAGGACGGGGAGCAG GTGTGACACGGTCCATGAAGGACAAAGTGACCAAGCCAACAGCAATGGCCCAGGGCCGTGTGGCTCACATGATTGAGTGGCAGAGCTGGGGCAAACCATCTGCCGGACCAGAGGGGGGTGCAGGCCGCGCCAACCTGACTCGCGAGCGGGAGAGGCGGCTAGAAAACGATGCCTACAGTGACTTGAGTGACGGGGAGAAGGAGGCACGCTTTGCAGCTG GAGTGATGCAGCAGTTTGCTATCTCAGAAGCAGCCCTGCTGACCTGGAACTCTATGGAGGGCGACAGTCTATGCGCAGGATCCAACCAAGGCAGCGTGGGCCACCTCAGCGATGCCAACCAAGAGAGCATAACCAGCAGAG ATCAAATATTACACCAGTCTGCAGCGGAGGTGTGGCCTCACACATACGTGTCTCAGGGCCTCTactgtctctcctcctctgatGCCTGGGAGCCAATCACGGATGAGCCCGCCGGGGTGGCCTCCCCCAGCGGCGGGTCTTACGTCATGATGGGCGGGACTCCCTGCGAAGGCTACGATGGCAGCGGATCACAATATCTATCCCAGCAGCAGCAACTTAACCTGCAGCACAgtcagctgcagcagctccagcaaATACAGCAATACCAGCAGCATCAGTTTCTGCAGTATCAGCAACAG TCACTGGACCACAGGTTCCAGAGAGCCACCCGCTCCCTGCAAGCCACGCCCAACAGCACTATCCACAGTCTGGGCCCTCCCACTCACCCACGATTGGCTGATTTGTGGGGGATGGGCCAAACCGAGGTGTATCCGGTGGATGCTGGTGGATATGTGGGCGTGTCAGCAGTAGATGGGGAAGTGATGTCGACCAATGGAGTGGAGGTTGGAACAGAGAGCGAATGTctgctgcagaaacaggaagaggagacCCAG GAAGAGGAAATTCCATCATGTACAGAGCCTGAGTCTGTTACTCTGACCCCACCTTTGCCAAGTGAAGAGATTCCCCCTACTGAGGCCTGCAGTCCAGGACAAGCACCAGAGTCAATCACGGAGTGCAAAACCtttgatgtcacttcctgtgttgtACAATCCTTAGAGGAGAAGAATGAAGGGGCTGAAGTTGAGGCAGTTGCTGTGGCAACCAACTGA
- the LOC118234710 gene encoding uncharacterized protein LOC118234710 isoform X2, with protein MVKGWCFLACFLGLCKTMGCIGSKTLIADGVPVRKDGEQHGRTDFSWEGLNLSMEDTTSILPRLKRNSNSNSNSYGIGALAKSSLSGVTRSMKDKVTKPTAMAQGRVAHMIEWQSWGKPSAGPEGGAGRANLTRERERRLENDAYSDLSDGEKEARFAAGVMQQFAISEAALLTWNSMEGDSLCAGSNQGSVGHLSDANQESITSRDQILHQSAAEVWPHTYVSQGLYCLSSSDAWEPITDEPAGVASPSGGSYVMMGGTPCEGYDGSGSQYLSQQQQLNLQHSQLQQLQQIQQYQQHQFLQYQQQSLDHRFQRATRSLQATPNSTIHSLGPPTHPRLADLWGMGQTEVYPVDAGGYVGVSAVDGEVMSTNGVEVGTESECLLQKQEEETQEEEIPSCTEPESVTLTPPLPSEEIPPTEACSPGQAPESITECKTFDVTSCVVQSLEEKNEGAEVEAVAVATN; from the exons atggTGAAAGGGTGGTGCTTCCTTGCTTGTTTTCTGGGCCTTTGTAAAACCATGGGATGTATCGGCTCCAAGACTCTCA TCGCAGATGGAGTTCCGGTACGGAAGGACGGGGAGCAG CATGGACGTACAGACTTTTCATGGGAAGGACTCAAT CTCTCAATGGAAGACACCACCTCCATCCTCCCACGCCTGAAACGAAACTCCAACTCCAACTCCAACTCGTATGGGATTGGTGCTCTGGCTAAGTCCTCTCTGTCag GTGTGACACGGTCCATGAAGGACAAAGTGACCAAGCCAACAGCAATGGCCCAGGGCCGTGTGGCTCACATGATTGAGTGGCAGAGCTGGGGCAAACCATCTGCCGGACCAGAGGGGGGTGCAGGCCGCGCCAACCTGACTCGCGAGCGGGAGAGGCGGCTAGAAAACGATGCCTACAGTGACTTGAGTGACGGGGAGAAGGAGGCACGCTTTGCAGCTG GAGTGATGCAGCAGTTTGCTATCTCAGAAGCAGCCCTGCTGACCTGGAACTCTATGGAGGGCGACAGTCTATGCGCAGGATCCAACCAAGGCAGCGTGGGCCACCTCAGCGATGCCAACCAAGAGAGCATAACCAGCAGAG ATCAAATATTACACCAGTCTGCAGCGGAGGTGTGGCCTCACACATACGTGTCTCAGGGCCTCTactgtctctcctcctctgatGCCTGGGAGCCAATCACGGATGAGCCCGCCGGGGTGGCCTCCCCCAGCGGCGGGTCTTACGTCATGATGGGCGGGACTCCCTGCGAAGGCTACGATGGCAGCGGATCACAATATCTATCCCAGCAGCAGCAACTTAACCTGCAGCACAgtcagctgcagcagctccagcaaATACAGCAATACCAGCAGCATCAGTTTCTGCAGTATCAGCAACAG TCACTGGACCACAGGTTCCAGAGAGCCACCCGCTCCCTGCAAGCCACGCCCAACAGCACTATCCACAGTCTGGGCCCTCCCACTCACCCACGATTGGCTGATTTGTGGGGGATGGGCCAAACCGAGGTGTATCCGGTGGATGCTGGTGGATATGTGGGCGTGTCAGCAGTAGATGGGGAAGTGATGTCGACCAATGGAGTGGAGGTTGGAACAGAGAGCGAATGTctgctgcagaaacaggaagaggagacCCAG GAAGAGGAAATTCCATCATGTACAGAGCCTGAGTCTGTTACTCTGACCCCACCTTTGCCAAGTGAAGAGATTCCCCCTACTGAGGCCTGCAGTCCAGGACAAGCACCAGAGTCAATCACGGAGTGCAAAACCtttgatgtcacttcctgtgttgtACAATCCTTAGAGGAGAAGAATGAAGGGGCTGAAGTTGAGGCAGTTGCTGTGGCAACCAACTGA
- the LOC118234710 gene encoding uncharacterized protein LOC118234710 isoform X6, with amino-acid sequence MLRSRLRFVCRRWSSGTEGRGAGVTRSMKDKVTKPTAMAQGRVAHMIEWQSWGKPSAGPEGGAGRANLTRERERRLENDAYSDLSDGEKEARFAAGVMQQFAISEAALLTWNSMEGDSLCAGSNQGSVGHLSDANQESITSRDQILHQSAAEVWPHTYVSQGLYCLSSSDAWEPITDEPAGVASPSGGSYVMMGGTPCEGYDGSGSQYLSQQQQLNLQHSQLQQLQQIQQYQQHQFLQYQQQSLDHRFQRATRSLQATPNSTIHSLGPPTHPRLADLWGMGQTEVYPVDAGGYVGVSAVDGEVMSTNGVEVGTESECLLQKQEEETQEEEIPSCTEPESVTLTPPLPSEEIPPTEACSPGQAPESITECKTFDVTSCVVQSLEEKNEGAEVEAVAVATN; translated from the exons ATGCTCAGGAGCAGATTGAGATTTGTATG TCGCAGATGGAGTTCCGGTACGGAAGGACGGGGAGCAG GTGTGACACGGTCCATGAAGGACAAAGTGACCAAGCCAACAGCAATGGCCCAGGGCCGTGTGGCTCACATGATTGAGTGGCAGAGCTGGGGCAAACCATCTGCCGGACCAGAGGGGGGTGCAGGCCGCGCCAACCTGACTCGCGAGCGGGAGAGGCGGCTAGAAAACGATGCCTACAGTGACTTGAGTGACGGGGAGAAGGAGGCACGCTTTGCAGCTG GAGTGATGCAGCAGTTTGCTATCTCAGAAGCAGCCCTGCTGACCTGGAACTCTATGGAGGGCGACAGTCTATGCGCAGGATCCAACCAAGGCAGCGTGGGCCACCTCAGCGATGCCAACCAAGAGAGCATAACCAGCAGAG ATCAAATATTACACCAGTCTGCAGCGGAGGTGTGGCCTCACACATACGTGTCTCAGGGCCTCTactgtctctcctcctctgatGCCTGGGAGCCAATCACGGATGAGCCCGCCGGGGTGGCCTCCCCCAGCGGCGGGTCTTACGTCATGATGGGCGGGACTCCCTGCGAAGGCTACGATGGCAGCGGATCACAATATCTATCCCAGCAGCAGCAACTTAACCTGCAGCACAgtcagctgcagcagctccagcaaATACAGCAATACCAGCAGCATCAGTTTCTGCAGTATCAGCAACAG TCACTGGACCACAGGTTCCAGAGAGCCACCCGCTCCCTGCAAGCCACGCCCAACAGCACTATCCACAGTCTGGGCCCTCCCACTCACCCACGATTGGCTGATTTGTGGGGGATGGGCCAAACCGAGGTGTATCCGGTGGATGCTGGTGGATATGTGGGCGTGTCAGCAGTAGATGGGGAAGTGATGTCGACCAATGGAGTGGAGGTTGGAACAGAGAGCGAATGTctgctgcagaaacaggaagaggagacCCAG GAAGAGGAAATTCCATCATGTACAGAGCCTGAGTCTGTTACTCTGACCCCACCTTTGCCAAGTGAAGAGATTCCCCCTACTGAGGCCTGCAGTCCAGGACAAGCACCAGAGTCAATCACGGAGTGCAAAACCtttgatgtcacttcctgtgttgtACAATCCTTAGAGGAGAAGAATGAAGGGGCTGAAGTTGAGGCAGTTGCTGTGGCAACCAACTGA
- the LOC118234710 gene encoding uncharacterized protein LOC118234710 isoform X4: protein MVKGWCFLACFLGLCKTMGCIGSKTLIADGVPVRKDGEQLSMEDTTSILPRLKRNSNSNSNSYGIGALAKSSLSGVTRSMKDKVTKPTAMAQGRVAHMIEWQSWGKPSAGPEGGAGRANLTRERERRLENDAYSDLSDGEKEARFAAGVMQQFAISEAALLTWNSMEGDSLCAGSNQGSVGHLSDANQESITSRDQILHQSAAEVWPHTYVSQGLYCLSSSDAWEPITDEPAGVASPSGGSYVMMGGTPCEGYDGSGSQYLSQQQQLNLQHSQLQQLQQIQQYQQHQFLQYQQQSLDHRFQRATRSLQATPNSTIHSLGPPTHPRLADLWGMGQTEVYPVDAGGYVGVSAVDGEVMSTNGVEVGTESECLLQKQEEETQEEEIPSCTEPESVTLTPPLPSEEIPPTEACSPGQAPESITECKTFDVTSCVVQSLEEKNEGAEVEAVAVATN from the exons atggTGAAAGGGTGGTGCTTCCTTGCTTGTTTTCTGGGCCTTTGTAAAACCATGGGATGTATCGGCTCCAAGACTCTCA TCGCAGATGGAGTTCCGGTACGGAAGGACGGGGAGCAG CTCTCAATGGAAGACACCACCTCCATCCTCCCACGCCTGAAACGAAACTCCAACTCCAACTCCAACTCGTATGGGATTGGTGCTCTGGCTAAGTCCTCTCTGTCag GTGTGACACGGTCCATGAAGGACAAAGTGACCAAGCCAACAGCAATGGCCCAGGGCCGTGTGGCTCACATGATTGAGTGGCAGAGCTGGGGCAAACCATCTGCCGGACCAGAGGGGGGTGCAGGCCGCGCCAACCTGACTCGCGAGCGGGAGAGGCGGCTAGAAAACGATGCCTACAGTGACTTGAGTGACGGGGAGAAGGAGGCACGCTTTGCAGCTG GAGTGATGCAGCAGTTTGCTATCTCAGAAGCAGCCCTGCTGACCTGGAACTCTATGGAGGGCGACAGTCTATGCGCAGGATCCAACCAAGGCAGCGTGGGCCACCTCAGCGATGCCAACCAAGAGAGCATAACCAGCAGAG ATCAAATATTACACCAGTCTGCAGCGGAGGTGTGGCCTCACACATACGTGTCTCAGGGCCTCTactgtctctcctcctctgatGCCTGGGAGCCAATCACGGATGAGCCCGCCGGGGTGGCCTCCCCCAGCGGCGGGTCTTACGTCATGATGGGCGGGACTCCCTGCGAAGGCTACGATGGCAGCGGATCACAATATCTATCCCAGCAGCAGCAACTTAACCTGCAGCACAgtcagctgcagcagctccagcaaATACAGCAATACCAGCAGCATCAGTTTCTGCAGTATCAGCAACAG TCACTGGACCACAGGTTCCAGAGAGCCACCCGCTCCCTGCAAGCCACGCCCAACAGCACTATCCACAGTCTGGGCCCTCCCACTCACCCACGATTGGCTGATTTGTGGGGGATGGGCCAAACCGAGGTGTATCCGGTGGATGCTGGTGGATATGTGGGCGTGTCAGCAGTAGATGGGGAAGTGATGTCGACCAATGGAGTGGAGGTTGGAACAGAGAGCGAATGTctgctgcagaaacaggaagaggagacCCAG GAAGAGGAAATTCCATCATGTACAGAGCCTGAGTCTGTTACTCTGACCCCACCTTTGCCAAGTGAAGAGATTCCCCCTACTGAGGCCTGCAGTCCAGGACAAGCACCAGAGTCAATCACGGAGTGCAAAACCtttgatgtcacttcctgtgttgtACAATCCTTAGAGGAGAAGAATGAAGGGGCTGAAGTTGAGGCAGTTGCTGTGGCAACCAACTGA